The following proteins are co-located in the Paludibaculum fermentans genome:
- a CDS encoding chemotaxis protein CheX, with the protein MATQSGITSVEDIELQQIVSSVFQLMMGVEVEQVDRAWSPQPDHLAATICLKGSWSGELMLETSPQSACRLTGLFLAMDPPGEVDDEVHDVLGEITNMIGGNYKCALAPGATISIPSVTPALERLPSLASSLADRKAFACADDVFWIVRVTSA; encoded by the coding sequence ATGGCGACGCAATCAGGAATCACTTCGGTTGAGGATATTGAACTTCAACAGATCGTCTCGTCGGTATTCCAGTTGATGATGGGCGTGGAGGTGGAACAGGTCGACAGGGCCTGGTCGCCCCAGCCTGACCATCTGGCCGCTACCATCTGCCTGAAAGGGAGCTGGAGCGGGGAACTCATGCTGGAGACCTCACCACAGAGCGCCTGCCGCCTGACTGGCCTGTTCCTGGCCATGGATCCGCCCGGCGAAGTGGATGACGAAGTCCATGACGTGCTGGGGGAGATCACAAACATGATCGGGGGCAATTATAAGTGCGCCCTGGCGCCGGGGGCCACCATCTCAATACCGTCGGTGACGCCGGCCCTTGAAAGGCTGCCCTCGCTCGCATCCTCGCTGGCCGATCGCAAGGCCTTCGCCTGCGCTGACGACGTGTTCTGGATAGTCCGGGTCACGTCCGCATGA